The nucleotide window GCTGATGGGGGGGAGCAGCGCGATCATAACCGGCATCGCCTTTCATGCCCCGCAAGCAGTTGCTTCAAAACAGTTTTGCGGCGCGCGGCGGATGGTAAAAACAGATGCTCAGGCCAGAATGACTTTGGGCAAAATTTCTTTCAGCTCCTTCAGACATTGCAAATCCGAAGCTGCGGCATCGGTAATGAGCATGGAAATTTCGCGGGGTGAGGCGTAGTTTATCCGGCTGATAACGCCAAGCTTTGTGTGATCGGCGAGTATGCACAGCCTGCTGGCACGCTGGGCCATGCAGCGCGCCACGGCGGCTTCTTCCGGCAAAAAGCTGCTTGCCCCGTGGTGCGCATCCAGCCCCACGGGCGAAAGAATCGCCATATCTGCCCGCCAGCGCTGAATTTCTTCAATCACGCCCTCGCCGCAGGTCTGCTCCCGTCCGGCAAGAATGCGGCCTCCCACCAGCACCACTGTGCTGTCGTTTTTTTTATCTTCGTCCCTTTCACTCAAAATGATGGCGGCGCGCAGGCTGTTGGTAACGATGGTAAGCCCAGGCATGGTGCAGAGTTCCTCTGCCAGAGCCGTCGTTGTGGTGCCTGCGTCCATAAAAACCGTTTGCCCCTGTTGCAGTTGCAGCACCGTGGCGCGGGCAATGGCGCGTTTTTCCCGTTCCAGCCGGGTTCTGCGTTCTTTGAGTGACGGTTCGGACGTAGAGGAATCCAGCGCCACAAGCCCGCCGTGCACACGCCTTGCCGCGCCCTGATTTTCCAGCTCGATAATATCCCTGCGGGCTGTTTCCCGGGAAATTCCCAGCTCCTTGATGAGCCGCTCTGTGCTGATATGGCCGTTGACTGCTATGAGGGCAAGTATGCGGTGCAGGCGGGTTTCGCGCAGCATGTGTTTCAACCTTGTTAGATATGCGCTGACATTCCGGTCAGCATATAGCTTTTTTCTGCGCCTGCAATATGCATTTTTGTGCGTTTGTGCGTTTTGTTGTTGTAGCTGATGAAAGGACCCAAATTGCTGGGGTCGGGCATTATTGGTGGCCTGTGTCCAAAGGATGCCAGACCATGAAAATGCCCGGCAAAGCCATCAGGCCGCGTGGCTTGTCTCCCCAATGCTTTCAGAGGGCCAGAACCGCAGTGGACTGGGCGGTGGCGCCCGCTGAGGCAAGTTGCCCCTTGCGCGTCAGGCAATGAGCTTTTTTCAAAATTGTATTGCCAATAAGGCCGCATGCCCCTTTTTTTACGTGGATGCCTTGGTGTTTCATTGTATTAGTGTGTTTTTGTGTAAAAAGTTGATTAACAAAAATGTGCTAATCATTACAAAATTGTTTCATAATGCGGGCCGCTATCCTTCGCTCTGAATGTGAAAGTGTGCTGACTAAAAATATAAACTTAATATATTTTAATATATTATCAAATTTTTTTTCGCCTCTCCATCCTTTGGCTCGCAATTTGCTTAATGGCATTTCATGAGTCCAAGGCTAGGGCAGTAGCCTGAGTTAAGTGCATTTTTGAGGCGTAGGCGCTTGCGGTGAATAAACAGTTTTTGTTTTGAGGAGGTTAGTATGGAGAGGCGTGAGTTTTTGAAGACAGCGGGTATGGGCGCCACGGCGGCGGTTGCCGCCACAACTGGCATTATGGGGGCCACTGAGGCAAAGGCCGCCAAGGCTCCCATCAAGTGGCGCATGCAGACCTACGCGGGCGCGGCGCTTGCCGAGTTTGTCATCAAGCCGCAGATCGATGCCTTCAACAAGGCCGCCAATGGCGAAATGGTCATCGAACTTTACACCTCCGACCAGCTGATTCCCACCAGCGAGCTTTTCCGCGCTGTGCAGAACGGTACCATTGATGCCGTGCAGTGTGATGAAGACTCCATGTCTTCCCCTGCTGATGTGGCCATCTTTGGCGCGTACTTTCCCTTTGCCACCCGCTATTCGCTTGATGTGCCGGCTCTTTTTGAACACTGGGGCCTGAACGACATCTGGAAAGAAGCCTACGGCGAGATCAAGGGCGTTGAATGGCTTGGCTCTGGCTCCTGGGATCCCTGCAACTTTGCCACCACCAAGCCCATCCGCAGCCTTGCCGACCTGAAAGGCAAGCGCGTGTTCTCCTTCCCTACGGGCGGCAAGTTCATGAGCCAGTTTGGCGTGGTGCCTGTTACCCTGCCCTGGGAGGACATCCAGGTCGCCCTGCAAACCGGCGAGCTGGACGGCGTGTGCTGGTCGGGCATTACAGAAGACTACACCTCCGGCTGGGCAGAGCAGTGCAAGTATTACCTCACCAACAACATCTGCGGCGCGTGGATCGGTTCGTACTTTGCCAACAGCAAAAAGTGGGCTGAAGTGCCGGAACACCTCAAAACGCTGTTCAAGCTCACCTGCGACAGCTCCAACTATTTTCGCCAGCACTGGTACTGGTGGGGCGAAGCTCACTACCGTGCCACCGGCGGCAAGATGGAACTGACCTCCATTCCCGATGCTGAATGGGGCACTGTTGAAGAGGCCGCCCACAAGTTCTGGGACGAAACAGCCCAAAAAAGCCCGCGCTGCGCCAAGGTTGTGGATATCCTCAAAAAGTACAATGCCGAAATGGCTGTTGCGGGCCGTCCGTACCGTTATTGATTGCAAACCCTGTGGGGGCAGAACCTTCCGTCTGCCCGATGTGCCGCCGTCAGAAACACCCGGCGGCGGCGCATCAAAGCCTGCCCCAGTTAAACCGGGCGGCAGGAAATTTGCGGAATAAGGGTTTGGGAGGAGAGCGTCATGCCAAACTGGATCAAGCTGTTTGTCAAATATGTGGATGCGGTTAACCGTCTGGTGGGGCGGGGGGTTCTTTATCTTGTATTCGTCATGATGGGCATTTTGCTCTATTCGGCCATATCCCGTTACTGTTTTGATGCACCGGTTATCTGGGGCGTGGAAATGGCCCAGTTCACCATGGTGGCCTACTACATCCTTGGCGGCGGTTTTGCCCTGCTTACCAATTCGCACGTGCGTATGGATGTGTTCTATGGCCGCTGGAAGTGGAGAAAGCAGGCAAAGATGGACGTGATCACGTCTGTTTTTTTGGTCGCGTACCTTGCCCTGCTGTTCTATGGCTGTGTTTCAAGCACATGGTATTCCATAGAGTTTGACCAGCACAACAATTCTGCCTGGGCTCCTGCCCTGGCCCCCATTAAAATCATCATGGGCATTGGCATTTTTCTTACGCTGTTGCAGGCCTTTTCGGAATTTTTCAAGGCGCTGGCGCGCTCGCGCGGCCTGCTGCTGGGCGAGGAAGTTCCCGAGCGTCTTATTGTAGAAAGCGGCTATGTGGAACCAGAAGCGGAGCCTCAGCTTGTTGGTGTTGTGGCTGATCCGGTTGCTTCGCCGCAGGTTCTTGCCCCGGCGCAAGCGCTGGGTGGCTCGCGGTAACGCCCCAATTTCCATTTTCCAGCTCCGGCGTATGCGAGCGCCGTAAAGGACGCGAGGACATGTTCGATCTTACGTTCACTCTTTCTCACGAGG belongs to Desulfovibrio desulfuricans DSM 642 and includes:
- a CDS encoding DeoR/GlpR family DNA-binding transcription regulator, with the protein product MLRETRLHRILALIAVNGHISTERLIKELGISRETARRDIIELENQGAARRVHGGLVALDSSTSEPSLKERRTRLEREKRAIARATVLQLQQGQTVFMDAGTTTTALAEELCTMPGLTIVTNSLRAAIILSERDEDKKNDSTVVLVGGRILAGREQTCGEGVIEEIQRWRADMAILSPVGLDAHHGASSFLPEEAAVARCMAQRASRLCILADHTKLGVISRINYASPREISMLITDAAASDLQCLKELKEILPKVILA
- a CDS encoding TRAP transporter substrate-binding protein codes for the protein MERREFLKTAGMGATAAVAATTGIMGATEAKAAKAPIKWRMQTYAGAALAEFVIKPQIDAFNKAANGEMVIELYTSDQLIPTSELFRAVQNGTIDAVQCDEDSMSSPADVAIFGAYFPFATRYSLDVPALFEHWGLNDIWKEAYGEIKGVEWLGSGSWDPCNFATTKPIRSLADLKGKRVFSFPTGGKFMSQFGVVPVTLPWEDIQVALQTGELDGVCWSGITEDYTSGWAEQCKYYLTNNICGAWIGSYFANSKKWAEVPEHLKTLFKLTCDSSNYFRQHWYWWGEAHYRATGGKMELTSIPDAEWGTVEEAAHKFWDETAQKSPRCAKVVDILKKYNAEMAVAGRPYRY
- a CDS encoding TRAP transporter small permease subunit, with amino-acid sequence MPNWIKLFVKYVDAVNRLVGRGVLYLVFVMMGILLYSAISRYCFDAPVIWGVEMAQFTMVAYYILGGGFALLTNSHVRMDVFYGRWKWRKQAKMDVITSVFLVAYLALLFYGCVSSTWYSIEFDQHNNSAWAPALAPIKIIMGIGIFLTLLQAFSEFFKALARSRGLLLGEEVPERLIVESGYVEPEAEPQLVGVVADPVASPQVLAPAQALGGSR